Genomic DNA from Anaerolineae bacterium:
GACCGGCACACCGTAGCACATCTTGACGATTTCGGGGTAACTCACCCAGTAGGGGGCAAGGATGATCACCTCGTCCTGTGGGTTGAGGATGGACAACATCACGTTATAGATGGCGTGCTTGGCGCCGGTGGAGACAATCACGTTCTCCGGGGCGACCAGACGGTTGTAGTTTTCCTCGGTGTAGCGGATGATGGCTTTTTTGAGGGAAGGAGTGCCATCAGTCGGTGCGTACTTGATCTCGCCGCTCTTGAGCTGGGCTGCTGAAGACAGAATCGCCGTGATAGGGGCCTTGTTCTTTGGCTCGCCAATGCCCAGGTTGATGACCGGCTCACCCCGCTGGCGCAGGAGCCGCGCCTCTTCGTTCAGAGCAAGGGTTGGCGATGGCGCAATGGATCGGGCTAGCTGGCTAATACTCATTGAAGTGCTCACCTCCTGCAGGGCGAAAAGCGTTGGCGCCTCTGGTGTTGTGCTACAAACTGGTTGTTACACTTGAACAAATGCATAGCCGAATATTGTAGCAAGCTCTGGGTTTCCTGGCCTTAAGTTCAGAGCCTTTGATCCCCGCCCGAAAGTGCAACCGGACAAGCAGAAGGCCCACCCCAATGCGGGTGGGCCTCCAGGTAGCTGACTTCACTAAGGAAGCAACCCATAAAGGGTGCCTCCAGCGTGGGCAGGAATTACAGAGCGGCGACGATGTTGGAGAAGATGTTGCCGATGGCCGGGCCGAGCAGGGCCAGGATGACGATGACGACGATGGCGACCAGGACGAGAATGAGTGCGTACTCGACGAGACCCTGACCTTCTTCACGTGGCAGGTACAACATGGGAAAATACCTCCTGAAGATGATTAGATCGGATAACCCGTTACCAGGCTACTCGTAAGTTAACACAACTCCCCCGGAACGTCAACAGTGAGGCATTGTTTTTAGGAATAATTTACTACCCGGTGGCTGGCTGATTTGGTTTGATTCTTCATTTGGGGGTTCGTTTCAGTTTTTCTCTTATCTGTCATGGGTGACTCATCCATGTTAGAATCAGCCTGTGTCCGGGGGCATGGGTACCTGGCTGATTGGTGCAGGCTGTGTCCGGGGAAAGTGGAGATC
This window encodes:
- a CDS encoding pilus assembly protein: MLYLPREEGQGLVEYALILVLVAIVVIVILALLGPAIGNIFSNIVAAL